One genomic window of Mucilaginibacter sp. SJ includes the following:
- the trpA gene encoding tryptophan synthase subunit alpha — MNRLNKLFASKNNNLLSIYFTAGYPALNTTVDIAEALEKSGADFLEIGFPYSDPVADGPTIQHSSECALENGMSLKVLFEELAELRSRVSIPILLMGYFNPIAQYGVERFCKKAAEVGVDGIIVPDLPIYEYEKMYSSYFIDNGLSNIFLVTPQTSEERIRKIDELSNSFIYLLSSSTITGYNLKLSDSVEEYYKRITAMKLKNPTIIGFGITDSSSFAKACNYANGAIIGSKFVKLLGEEGYMDKIDGFVRGIRP; from the coding sequence ATGAACCGTTTAAACAAACTTTTTGCATCAAAAAACAATAACCTGTTATCTATATACTTTACCGCCGGTTACCCAGCGCTGAACACTACAGTTGATATTGCCGAAGCCCTTGAAAAATCAGGTGCCGATTTCCTGGAGATCGGTTTCCCTTATTCTGATCCGGTGGCTGATGGCCCAACTATTCAGCATAGTTCAGAGTGTGCTCTGGAAAATGGCATGAGCCTTAAAGTTTTGTTTGAAGAGCTTGCCGAACTACGCAGCAGGGTAAGTATTCCTATTTTGCTTATGGGCTATTTTAATCCCATTGCACAGTATGGTGTTGAACGGTTTTGTAAAAAAGCTGCCGAAGTAGGTGTTGACGGCATTATTGTACCCGATCTGCCGATCTATGAATATGAAAAAATGTACTCGTCATATTTTATCGATAACGGCCTGAGCAACATATTCCTGGTAACTCCGCAAACATCTGAAGAGCGCATCCGCAAAATTGATGAACTGAGCAACAGCTTTATCTACCTGCTGTCGTCATCAACAATAACGGGCTATAACCTGAAACTGAGTGATAGCGTTGAAGAATATTACAAACGCATTACCGCGATGAAGCTAAAGAATCCAACCATTATTGGTTTTGGTATTACCGATAGCAGCAGCTTTGCCAAAGCATGTAATTATGCCAATGGGGCAATTATAGGAAGCAAATTTGTGAAGCTTTTAGGCGAGGAAGGTTATATGGATAAGATTGATGGATTTGTGAGGGGGATAAGGCCGTAA